Proteins encoded in a region of the Anopheles ziemanni chromosome 2, idAnoZiCoDA_A2_x.2, whole genome shotgun sequence genome:
- the LOC131281121 gene encoding larval cuticle protein A2B-like, which produces MYSKIIVVLTVIAAVSAQSHYGHQEHHQPQHYHHEEEHHGPVHYEYHYDVHDDHTGDVHGQREARKEDSTQGEYYLIDADGHKRTVKYHVEGKSGFIAEVHREPIKGYQAPQPQHHYQPQHHHEAPAHHNYHH; this is translated from the exons ATGTATTCCAAG ATTATTGTTGTCCTTACCGTCATCGCCGCTGTGAGCGCACAAAGTCACTACGGCCACCAAGAACACCACCAGCCTCAGCACTATCACCATGAGGAGGAGCACCATGGTCCCGTCCACTATGAATACCATTACGATGTGCACGATGACCACACCGGAGATGTGCACGGACAGCGCGAGGCTCGTAAGGAGGACTCCACCCAGGGCGAGTACTATCTGATCGATGCCGATGGCCACAAGCGCACCGTCAAGTACCACGTCGAGGGAAAGAGCGGATTCATTGCCGAAGTCCACCGTGAGCCCATCAAGGGATACCAGGCTCCTCAGCCGCAGCATCACTACCAGCCCCAGCATCATCACGAGGCTCCTGCCCACCATAACTATCACCATTGA
- the LOC131293560 gene encoding uncharacterized protein LOC131293560, which produces MALVCRSCSSAIVSSDNTYTCGGSCRAVYHGPCLGVASGVVKALGRPDTHIIWMCTECRDSYRSGWAGYRDLLTSTIAELKRDLSADLEQRLISAIAGIKRNLPKPSRSLSPVVGSVLQNAQLPGPSSDALLNTNTEPPAFHITHANPTITHASRNHNTSNMPKPRPMDQTLPPMLFGTSSNDDNTTTIPTVPIDEPRFWLYLTRIAPSASDEEVESCIKQRLNTNDVRMHKLLRLGRSQSTATFISFKVSLSLSLREKALDPSTWPPGVGFREFTDHRSPHANIRAPRIQNHDEMQSNMQNINPSVSNSTNVSHDSIQFHQGTQNIISTIPDPIRPASTPNNAIA; this is translated from the coding sequence ATGGCTCTCGTGTGCCGCTCCTGCTCGTCGGCGATCGTCTCCAGCGACAACACCTACACCTGCGGAGGATCCTGTAGGGCTGTGTATCACGGTCCATGTCTGGGTGTTGCGAGTGGTGTAGTGAAAGCACTGGGACGTCCTGACACGCATATTATCTGGATGTGTACCGAATGCCGAGACTCGTACCGCAGTGGCTGGGCCGGTTATCGCGATCTTCTCACTTCGACCATTGCCGAGTTAAAGCGAGACCTATCCGCCGATTTGGAACAGCGTTTGATTTCTGCGATCGCGGGCATCAAGCGCAACCTACCAAAACCCAGCAGGTCGCTAAGCCCGGTTGTGGGCTCCGTATTACAGAATGCGCAGCTTCCCGGACCATCAAGTGATGCACTACTGAACACGAACACTGAACCACCTGCATTTCACATAACACACGCAAATCCCACCATAACTCATGCTTCGCGAAATCACAACACTAGTAACATGCCGAAACCCCGTCCAATGGATCAAACCCTACCACCGATGCTCTTCGGAACATCTTCCAACGATGATAACACAACCACAATACCAACAGTTCCCATAGATGAACCACGATTTTGGCTCTACCTAACAAGGATCGCCCCGTCGGCTTCAGACGAAGAGGTTGAATCATGCATAAAGCAAAGGCTGAACACTAACGACGTACGAATGCACAAGCTACTTCGACTGGGTCGATCACAGAGCACCGCTaccttcatttcatttaaggTAAGCTTGTCGCTCTCGCTTCGTGAAAAAGCACTCGATCCGTCGACCTGGCCACCCGGTGTGGGTTTCAGAGAATTCACCGACCACCGTTCACCACACGCAAACATTCGAGCCCCGCGCATCCAAAACCATGATGAGATGCAGAGCAATATGCAGAACATCAATCCATCTGTCTCCAACAGCACAAACGTATCGCATGATTCCATCCAATTTCACCAGGGGACACAGAACATCATCTCTACTATCCCAGATCCTATCAGGCCGGCCTCAACACCAAATAATGCAATCGCCTAG
- the LOC131293561 gene encoding histidine-rich glycoprotein-like, protein MISGAYIVWYGYVTPSRPLPSLSPNESKPVKLVLNNSKINGQPGENLYNIFNLVLKILAVLAVIAAVSAQSHYGHQEHHQPQHYHHEEEHHGPVHYEYHYDVHDDHTGDVHGQREARKDESTQGEYYLIDADGHKRTVKYHVEGKSGFIAEVHREPIKGYQAPQPQHHYQPQHHHEAPAHHNYHH, encoded by the exons ATGATTTCTGGTGCATATATCGTCTGGTACGGTTACGTAACGCCCAGTAGACCGTTACCGAGCCTTTCACCAAACGAGAGCAAGCCGGTCAAACTG GTACTTAATAATTCTAAAATTAATGGCCAGCCAGGAGAAAATCTAtacaacattttcaatttggTTCTTAAGATTCTAGCTGTACTAGCTGTTATCGCCGCCGTGAGCGCGCAAAGTCACTATGGCCACCAAGAACACCACCAGCCTCAGCACTACCACCATGAGGAGGAGCACCATGGTCCCGTCCACTACGAATACCATTACGATGTGCACGATGACCACACCGGAGATGTGCACGGACAACGTGAGGCTCGTAAGGACGAATCCACCCAGGGCGAGTACTACCTGATCGATGCCGATGGCCACAAGCGCACCGTCAAGTACCACGTCGAGGGAAAGAGCGGATTCATCGCCGAAGTCCACCGTGAACCCATCAAGGGATACCAGGCTCCTCAGCCGCAGCATCACTACCAGCCCCAGCACCACCACGAGGCTCCTGCCCACCATAACTACCACCATTAA